AAGAAAACCTGGTGTACCTTGGTATGATGTTGTCTTAGCCTTCTTAGCAATGGGATGTATGTATTATATTTTATTCCGCTATGATTGGATCACAGGGGCAGCAAGAATCTTGGGCTTTACAACCTTAGATATTACTGTTGCTACGATTGGGATCATTTTATTACTAGAAGCAACAAGACGTGCAGTAGGTTTACCAATCGTAGTGATCGCTTCCTTAGCCATTCTTTATGGCATGTATGGGACAAACATTCCATACTTCGGACACGGAGGTTTTGACTGGTCTGGTCTATCACGACGATTATTTTATTCATCTGATGCTATTTTTGGTACGCCGATCCAAATTTCATCAACTTATATCTACTTGTTCTTGTTCTTTGGAGTCATGCTGACAAAGACTGGAGTCGGTCAATACTTTAATGATCTAGCTTTTGCTCTGACAGGAAGGTTTACTGGTGGAACTGCAAAAGCAGCTGTTGCTGCTTCTGCCATGCAAGGAACAGTTACAGGAAGCTCGGTAGCGAACACTGTTTCATCTGGGTCATTTACCATCCCAATGATGAAACGAGCGAAATTTAGACCTGAATTTGCTGCTGCTGCAGAAGCATCCGCATCTACTGGTGGACAGATTATGCCACCGATCATGGGTGCTGCCGCATTTATCATGGCTGAGTATGTATCTGGCGTATCCTATAGTGACATCATTATTATCGGTATTATTCCAGCCATGCTATATTTTACTGGTGTATTTATGGGTACACACTATGAAGCAAAGAAACACGGCATTCGAGGTCTTTCTAAAGAGGAACTACCCTCATTAAAGGGAATTTTAAAACGACTTGATTTATTATTACCATTAGTCGCGATTATTACGTTACTTGTACAAGGGTTTACACCTACTACTGCTGCTTTATGGGGAATCGGTGCTGCTTTTGCTGTTAGTTTCCTTCGTAAAGATACACGAATGGGACCAAGAGATATTATTGATGCACTGATACAAGGTGCGCGTGTCGCATTACCTGTTATTGCAGCCTGTGCGACAGCAGGTATCATCGTAGGGGTCGTTGTCTTTACTGGTCTTGGTGGAAAAATTGCAGGCGGACTCTTAAACCTTGCTGGTGACAACTTATTCTTACTATTATTCTTTACGATGATTGCATGTATATTACTAGGAATGGGACTTCCTACAACAGCAAACTATGTCGTCACAGCGTCAATGGCAGCACCTGCATTAATCGCTTACGGTGTACCTGATATTGCTGCCCATTTCTTTGTTTTCTATTTTGGAATTGTTGCAGACATTACACCACCTGTATGTCTAGCTGCTTATGCCGGTTCGGGGATAGCCAGGGCAAACCCGATGAAGGCTGGGGTGACCGCCTTCAAGTTAGCCATTGCGGCATTTATCATCCCTTACGTGTTTGTATTTAACCCTGTCTTACTATTAGAGGATGCGACCTTCTGGACGCTTCTTCCTGTACTTATTACAGCTATCTTAGGAATGGCCGCAGTAAGTGCGACAATGATGGGGTACTTCGTTTACAAACCGTTTTGGTATGAAAGAATCTTATTACTTGCCGCAGGTTTAATGCTTATATATCCAGAGAACTTACCGATTGAATTATCTGGTTTAGCGTTATTCATTCTCATTGGTTTTGTACAGTATTTACGTAAAAAAAGAGACAATGATAACAATAGTGAACCAGCAACAGTATAATTGAAAGGGTCAGGCCAATTTGGCCCGACCCTTTTTGATTTTAATCATTAGTCATAAAACACATCAAATGTATCCCATAATCCTTCAAGCTCTTTTAAACGTTTTTCAACATTTTTATGCTCTGATCGAGTTAAAGCCGTAATTAGTGCACTCGCAATGCTCATCGGGGCTGAAAAAGAATCAATAAATGAGTTAATTTCAGTAGAAGAAATAAGGTTTAAATCACCATAAGGAACGAGTGGACTCATTAAATGGTCAGTTATAACAATTGTTTTAGCGTCTCTTTGTTTCACATATTTTAATACTTCAACTGTTCGTTTTGTATAACGAGAAAACCCTAGTCCAATTACGACATCTTTATCAGATATATCGAGTAAATGTTCTGATACACCGTCTGCTTGACGGATGAGCTCTGCGTTTTGAAGGACTAAATCCAAATAAAATTCTAAAAATTGGCCAATGCTTGTTGCACTTCGGTAAGCAATAATATATATTCGTTCTGCATGAACAAGTTCATTAACTGCACTTTCAAATATATTTGGGTCAACTTGATTTAACGTCATTTTTAAATTTTGAATATCATCTGATAAAACTTCTTTTACGACATGCTCAGTCTGTTCATTCTCATCAGTTGTCCTCGCTAAAACTTCTGCAGAGGTCATCTTTCTTTGCAGCGCCTCTTGCAGGTGACGCTGCAAGTCTGGATAACCTTTATAATTTAGGAAGAACGCAAAGCGAATAACAGTTGCTTCTCCTACTTGCACATTTTTTGCAAGCTTTGAAGCAGTGAGAAAAGGAGCTGTTTCATGATTTTCAATCAGATAATTTGCAATTTTTTTATGAGATTTACTCATTTTTTCACGTTGTTGTATCATCCGCTGATATACTTCATTGTCTAACATGTTTCCTCCCCCTTTAATTACGACATACCTCGCCTCCTCATACGTTGTTTTAACACCTTCTCATACGCATCAACCGTTTTATCTATCTCTTTTTGACCATGTGCCGTTGATACGCTATATCTATTTAAAGGTTTCGTATAAATCCCTTCTTGTAACAGTTCGAAATCTATTTCTTTCCTTAAATTCAGGTCTGTTCGTTGAAGGTCACGATAATGTCGAATTTTACTCTCTTGTGTACATACTACACTAAAAATCGAGCCTACTCCAACAGCTTTCAACGGTACTCCTGTCTTTTCACCAATTTCCTCTATTTTATCCTTCAATATCTCTGTATTCGTGATGACTCTATGAAAATCCTTTTCTAGATGTTTTATTGTCGCCAATCCTGCAGCTAAAATAGTTGGATGACCATTATACGTTCCACTATGAAAGAGAATATCTTTTGCTGTTGATGTTTTACTTTGCCCAGCATCAAATACATCCCCTGTAGTTTTTGGTCGGCTAATGTTTAATATATCGTCTTTCCCACCAACAACACCAATTGGAAAGCCTCCACCAACTACTTTCCCTAACGTCGTTATATCCGGAGTCACTTCGTATCGTTCTTGACCGCCACCTAACGCAACTCGAAAACCTGTTTTCACTTCATCAAAAATTAGTAATATCCCATACCTTTCAGTAATTTCTCTTAGCTTTTTTATAAATGAATGTTCAGCTGGTATAAAACCACCTTGAACTGGTTCAATCATAACTGCGGCTAACTCTGTGGCATGTTCTTTTATTAGTTTTTCTGTTGCTTCAATTTGGTTGAATGGGAGTATAAGAGGTGCGTCATCTCCAAAACTATTCAGTCCTGCTGACTCTGGGACTGGATTTGGCCTATCTTCTTGACCTGCTTCATTTATTGGAGGGTTTATACTATATAGAACTTCATTGTAGCCACCGTGATAATGGCCTTCAAACTTTGCTATTTTACTTTTTCCTGTATAAGCAGTTGCTAGCCGCACTGCAAGTAATGTAGCTTCAGTTCCAGAATTAGTGAAGCGCATTTTTTCCATAGAAGGATAATGTTCTTTAACCTTCTTTGCAAAGTCAACTTCCATCTGATGCGGTGTCCCAAATAAATTTGTTCCATCTTGATCTATTTGCTGAACGATTGCTTCTTTAACTAATGAAGAACCGTGTCCTAAAGCTAATGAACCGTACGCCATTAAATAATCAACATATTGATTGCCATCGACATCCTCAACCCATGCACCTTTCGCTTTCTTCATAACTATTGGATAAGGTGCAAAGTGTTTAATATTGGCAGTTACACCACCAGGTAAGTGTTCTCCAGCCTCTTTCATCGTTTTGTAGGACTGTTCTGTTTTCTTCCCATACTCAATAAAAGGATGATCAAATTTACGTATGGCCATTTTCTATAATACCCCTCTCCTTCTGCCCTTCGTTTTTTTTGAAGGATTTATTTCATTTTATGACAAAAAAGCTTGGATGTGAAGGCTAGATTTCATTAATTTTATTAATGAAATTTAAACTCCGAATTAATCACGAAGAATCGAGAGAAATTTGGAGGATTTATTTCATAAACACATCAAAATAGATGTTTTCCTCCGTTTTTGACCAAATATGGCTGATATGTTTAAATGAAAATAGTCTTAATTTCAGAATTTTTTATGGAGGGGATTATATGGCACAACCGAAGTACATTATGAACATTGATAAGATTGAACAAATTCCAGAAGAAGAACGAAAAAAATTGAAAGAAATTACTGAGAAGTTTGTTTTTCGTGTAAACGATTACTATTTAAACTTAATTGATTGGAACGACCCAAACGATCCTATTAAAAAATTAATTATCCCAAATGAAGGGGAATTAGATGAGTATGGACGCTGGGACGCTTCTGATGAAGATACAAACTATGCTGCACCAGGATGTCAGCATAAATATGATGCTACAGCTTTGCTTATCGTTTCTGAAGTTTGTGGAGCTTATTGCCGTTACTGCTTCCGTAAGCGCTTGTTCCGTAATGATATTAAGGAAGCAATGGCTGATGTACAGCCAGGGATTGAGTACATTAAAGAGCACCCTGAAATTAGCAACGTATTATTAACTGGTGGTGACTCATTGATCTTAGCAACGAAAAAACTTCGTAAAATCATTGAGCAGCTTCGTGAGATCCCACACGTGAAAATTATTCGTCTCGGATCAAAAATGCCAGTATTTAACCCTATGCGTATATACGAGGATCAAGAGTTACTTGATTTAATTCGTGAATATTCAACTCCTGAACAGCGTATTTATGTCATGGCGCACATTAACCACCCAAATGAAATTACTGAAGAAGCGAAAAAAGGTTTCGAAGCACTTCATGATGCAGGGGCAATTGTTGTAAACCAAACTCCAGTATTGAAAGGTATTAATGATGATCCAGACGTATTAGCTGATCTATTAGATCAACTATCGTGGGCAGGGGTTACACCTTATTACTTCTTCATTAACCGCCCAGTTGCCGGAAACAACGACTTCGTACTTACATTAGAAGAAGCGTATAATATTGTTGAAGAAGCAAAAGCAAAAACATCAGGCCTTGGAAAACGTGTCCGTTTATCGATGAGTCATACATCAGGAAAAATTGAAATACTAGCTATTGAAGATGGAAAAGCATACTTAAAGTACCACCAATCTCGTGACGGTAATTACGGTAAATTTATGGCCCTAGACTGTCCAAAAGACGCTGCTTGGTTCGATGACCTACCTGGAAACGAACAATACTGGGATAAACCAGAGAAAAAGACAGAAGCCGTCGTGTCTGCAAACGAAAAAATTAAAGAAAAAGAAACACAAAACGTTTAAGTTAACAAAACGAGTGATCCATGATGTTGGATCACTCGTTTTTACTTTAACTCGATTTTCATCTTCTCCCTCTCATATATGT
The Bacillus shivajii DNA segment above includes these coding regions:
- a CDS encoding TRAP transporter permease → MKEKETLTEEQQKEMLAKYDKESAYRTDPKKWAFIIAFISISLTIFHLWRAYPAHGPLVYLLQGAVHLGTALGLIFLLYPATKKGLRKPGVPWYDVVLAFLAMGCMYYILFRYDWITGAARILGFTTLDITVATIGIILLLEATRRAVGLPIVVIASLAILYGMYGTNIPYFGHGGFDWSGLSRRLFYSSDAIFGTPIQISSTYIYLFLFFGVMLTKTGVGQYFNDLAFALTGRFTGGTAKAAVAASAMQGTVTGSSVANTVSSGSFTIPMMKRAKFRPEFAAAAEASASTGGQIMPPIMGAAAFIMAEYVSGVSYSDIIIIGIIPAMLYFTGVFMGTHYEAKKHGIRGLSKEELPSLKGILKRLDLLLPLVAIITLLVQGFTPTTAALWGIGAAFAVSFLRKDTRMGPRDIIDALIQGARVALPVIAACATAGIIVGVVVFTGLGGKIAGGLLNLAGDNLFLLLFFTMIACILLGMGLPTTANYVVTASMAAPALIAYGVPDIAAHFFVFYFGIVADITPPVCLAAYAGSGIARANPMKAGVTAFKLAIAAFIIPYVFVFNPVLLLEDATFWTLLPVLITAILGMAAVSATMMGYFVYKPFWYERILLLAAGLMLIYPENLPIELSGLALFILIGFVQYLRKKRDNDNNSEPATV
- a CDS encoding MurR/RpiR family transcriptional regulator; amino-acid sequence: MLDNEVYQRMIQQREKMSKSHKKIANYLIENHETAPFLTASKLAKNVQVGEATVIRFAFFLNYKGYPDLQRHLQEALQRKMTSAEVLARTTDENEQTEHVVKEVLSDDIQNLKMTLNQVDPNIFESAVNELVHAERIYIIAYRSATSIGQFLEFYLDLVLQNAELIRQADGVSEHLLDISDKDVVIGLGFSRYTKRTVEVLKYVKQRDAKTIVITDHLMSPLVPYGDLNLISSTEINSFIDSFSAPMSIASALITALTRSEHKNVEKRLKELEGLWDTFDVFYD
- a CDS encoding aspartate aminotransferase family protein, which gives rise to MAIRKFDHPFIEYGKKTEQSYKTMKEAGEHLPGGVTANIKHFAPYPIVMKKAKGAWVEDVDGNQYVDYLMAYGSLALGHGSSLVKEAIVQQIDQDGTNLFGTPHQMEVDFAKKVKEHYPSMEKMRFTNSGTEATLLAVRLATAYTGKSKIAKFEGHYHGGYNEVLYSINPPINEAGQEDRPNPVPESAGLNSFGDDAPLILPFNQIEATEKLIKEHATELAAVMIEPVQGGFIPAEHSFIKKLREITERYGILLIFDEVKTGFRVALGGGQERYEVTPDITTLGKVVGGGFPIGVVGGKDDILNISRPKTTGDVFDAGQSKTSTAKDILFHSGTYNGHPTILAAGLATIKHLEKDFHRVITNTEILKDKIEEIGEKTGVPLKAVGVGSIFSVVCTQESKIRHYRDLQRTDLNLRKEIDFELLQEGIYTKPLNRYSVSTAHGQKEIDKTVDAYEKVLKQRMRRRGMS
- a CDS encoding KamA family radical SAM protein produces the protein MAQPKYIMNIDKIEQIPEEERKKLKEITEKFVFRVNDYYLNLIDWNDPNDPIKKLIIPNEGELDEYGRWDASDEDTNYAAPGCQHKYDATALLIVSEVCGAYCRYCFRKRLFRNDIKEAMADVQPGIEYIKEHPEISNVLLTGGDSLILATKKLRKIIEQLREIPHVKIIRLGSKMPVFNPMRIYEDQELLDLIREYSTPEQRIYVMAHINHPNEITEEAKKGFEALHDAGAIVVNQTPVLKGINDDPDVLADLLDQLSWAGVTPYYFFINRPVAGNNDFVLTLEEAYNIVEEAKAKTSGLGKRVRLSMSHTSGKIEILAIEDGKAYLKYHQSRDGNYGKFMALDCPKDAAWFDDLPGNEQYWDKPEKKTEAVVSANEKIKEKETQNV